In the genome of Populus nigra chromosome 19, ddPopNigr1.1, whole genome shotgun sequence, the window CTGGGTACTTTCGGATTTAAATTGAGCGAGTGGGTCTAGAATGATTTTTCGGTTTTGAAAGACTATGTTTAGTCGCGAGGTGTCATCAGCCTGGACATAGATAAACAAGTAGTCGctgcatgttttgtttttgttgttgttgttgtatttcgGGTCGTGATTTTTTTCCATTCTCATTATTCTTCTCATATGCTCAtgtatgatttgttttcttggttgaaaGGCTTtgttgcatggttttttttttattttcactagcAGGTTTAATTAAGTAGCATTGATGTGGCATTATCTGCTATCTTGTGATTAGCAGTTTTCATGTAGTCAAACCGTTAGTTGTTcttaaaatgctttttttatattttgtatctgttgtaattttccttttccttttcattgtTGCCACACGAAGGTTTGGTTGAAACGGACCCAGAAGGAGCACTTGCAGGTTTTGCTGAAGTAGTTAGCATGGAACCAGAGAAGGCAGAATGGTGAGTAATTTCCAACTGTCTTGTTAATGAAAGTGGATCTGCAGAATGTAATTACTAACACTTTCAATTCTGCTATAATAACTTTGAGCATGTGGCTCTCAGTTTCACCTTTCAAGCTCTCCCTCtcatttcaaattgaattttgtaaGGTAGATAATCTTCATTGGAAGTATGGAGGATCTGATATGCAAATCAAGGTTGCAAACATTTTCTGCAATTAAGCTTTAGGTGATATGGAAAATCAGCACAATTCTAAGTTTTGTTGATCTTGTCCTGTCTAATAACTAATGTGGTTCTTGCACTTGATCTCTACAACAGCGAATCTTTGTGTAGCATAAGCTTTATGTAGCTAGCAGACAAGTGGATGACTTGGCTAAAGAATTACTTGCTAAAAACTAATTCACTATACATAATTGTACAGAGGTATTGTGGGTTTGAAGCTATCTTTTTAAGTGCTATTCACTTTGAGAGTTCATTCAAGTAGTATCCAGATAAGTAGTATCCAGATTAGAATGATAGACACTCTTTTCCATCCAGAGACCAAGTGGCTTTAACATGTATCTGAGTGTGATATGCAGGTCATATATGTCATGCATGCATTTATTATCTCacttaatattaataaattataccaGTTTAATGTGCTGCAGTCTAATTGACTTTAGAGGGAGTTGAAAGGTTGGCTTAAAGGGGAATGACATGAGTGGATAAAGGGACAGTCACATTCTTCCTTTGTCTGCTAATATTTGTCAATGCTCTTTACATTTCAAAATACTTTGTTGATGCTCTTTACACTGCTGGAGAGGTGACATGGAAGTAGCTAATAGCCTTCGCCTTTGTACTGCTATTAAAATTGTTTCTTTGTTCTTATGAGGCATAAACTGCTTTGGTTTTGTATGTCTGCTCAAATAATTACctagaattatttatttctgtaagctaattttttataagaaaaatcttCTTGTTACCAGGGGATTCAAAGCATTGAAACAAACAGTTAAGCTTTATTATCGATTGGggaaatataaagaaatgatgGAAGCATATAGGGAGATGCTAACATACATCAAATCAGCAGTGACTCGAAATTACAGTGAGAAATGTATAAACAATATCATGGACTTTGTTTCTGGATCAGCTAGTCAGAACTTTGGTCTCCTACAAGAGTTTTATCAGACCACTTTGAAGGCTCTTGAAGAGGCAAAGAATGAGGTTGGAACTCTTCACCGTAATCTTCTTAGTACCCTTTATGTCAAGATCATTAACGTTGTTCTCTTGTTATACAGAGACTTTGGTTCAAGACAAATCTTAAGCTTTGCAAGATTTGGTTTGATATGGGTGAATATGGACGGATGAGCAAGGTACCTTGTCTAATTCATTCTCTagctttcccttttctttctttttttatctgcaGTGCTGGTTATGTAATTGATTCATTGTACATGACAGATTCTGAAGGAACTCCACAAATCTTGTCAAAGAGAAGATGGCACGGATGATCAGAAGAAAGGTAGCCAACTTTTGGAAGTCTATGCAATTGAGATTCAAATGTATACTGAAACTAAGAATAACAAAAAGCTCAAGGTAAGAATTTTCCGGTATTTAGTTTGTGCTTTGCTTTTGTATTTAGAATTGGATGATATAGTATATACTGTAATAACTGTATTGAGCTTTCCTAATCTCCATGGGAGTTTAATACCagttaaacaaatatatacgATTGAACTATTTTCTatccttgaggtttttttttcttttacctgaGTGCTTTGACCGTACACTTTCGTGAAGTAACTTCCATGTAACCTgtcaattcattattttttcagctGATAACATGAAATTTGATAAGAACTTCGATTAGAGGGTATGCAATTTTATGAGCTAATGTCCTGCTTTCATATTTCATTAATGAACATTCTCAAGGTGCTTGTTTAGGTTGTAGGAAAATCAGAAAAAACTTCTATGGAAGCAATCTCCACCTTGTATGTTAACCAGATCGAGTAGGATTTCATGTTGTTTGTAGAATTCAAACACAAAATGcgttggttttttattattcagtGGTGCCCATTTGACAAAATTGTTAGGCCTGGTAAGTCTTAAGAGCAGGATATGGTGTTCTCCAAAGatatgatgttgatgttgatacTAAGCTCAATATACACATGCCTTGTATCTGGTTTCCCTGATAATGTAGTTCAATTTTGGTATCCTGCATGGAGCATATACTAACTCACATTAGGGATTTCTCATTCCAATATATCCCATGTTTTTAATGAAACATAAAGGTTGCTGAGAGTCGTATTATTGTTAGTATTGCTGTTTTAATTTTCACAATCCACACTTTAGTTTATCTGTTTGGTTGATTTAACATACTTTTTTTCATGATGATTTAACATGAGGAtttgtttcttttgattttctcatGTAATTGTTTATGAAATTTTTCCAGCAATTATACCAAAAGGCACTGGCTATCAAGTCAGCAATTCCACATCCAAGGATCATGGGAATAATCCGTGAATGTGGAGGGAAGATGCATATGGCAGAGCGTCAATGGGCTGAGGCAGCGACAGATTTTTTTGAAGCTTTTAAGAACTATGATGAAGCTGGAAACCAGAGACGCATACAATGCTTAAAGTATGTCTACCTTTTCTtctagtatatatttttttaatcttatttttggtCTTGTCATCATCTTCTCTCCCTTGGCAAAGTATTAGTTTGTTTTGTTATCACCTACCTTGACTCATCAAAGTCTCAGTTATAAGCTAGCTGGTTAAGCTATGCCATTCTTTTCATCCTGTTGTTCTATGTATTACCTAGAAATTCTGGTTTATTGAGTGAAACAAAATGCATGCAAGATATTTTACGCCACTTCGCTGCCCTCCAATTGGTAATAAGCTTTGAAGTTACAAATTAGTAAAACTCACTTAAAATCCATGTGGAAAAGAACTGTACAAGGTGCACTGCATGGTGTGCCATACTAATGACAACAGCTGGATACAAGTATAAAGTGACAAAATGTGGATTGAAATTTGGGTTATATACATCATCAATGTGACATGTAATCATATGAGGGGTTTTCTTGCAAGATATGTCTTGCCTTTTCATTGCATCAATAGTCCATTACCAATGAGATTTCTGTCTGGATGAGAACTGCTGTTATGccattttatcataaaatgatCTAATCATCATGGTTGACAGATACCTAGTTCTAGCTAATATGCTGATGGAATCTGAAGTAAATCCATTTGACGGTCAAGAGGCAAAACCGTAAGtacatttataatatttattgctCTACAATCTCAAGATTGGTCTTATATTTTCCTCTCCAGCTCATTTGTGTGTTCTCTAATGTTCGTTACTCTTCAGATATAAAAATGACCCTGAGATTTTGGCGATGACCAATCTCATAGCTGCATATCAACGAAATGAAATATTGGAGTTTGAGAAAATCCTCAAGGTATGGTTAATGGACTCTGATGGGATTTATAACGTTACATGTTGGTAAGCCTTTTTATTTTACTCTGCTG includes:
- the LOC133679276 gene encoding COP9 signalosome complex subunit 2; the encoded protein is MGSDADMEDYGFEYSDEEPEEQDVDIENQYYNSKGLVETDPEGALAGFAEVVSMEPEKAEWGFKALKQTVKLYYRLGKYKEMMEAYREMLTYIKSAVTRNYSEKCINNIMDFVSGSASQNFGLLQEFYQTTLKALEEAKNERLWFKTNLKLCKIWFDMGEYGRMSKILKELHKSCQREDGTDDQKKGSQLLEVYAIEIQMYTETKNNKKLKQLYQKALAIKSAIPHPRIMGIIRECGGKMHMAERQWAEAATDFFEAFKNYDEAGNQRRIQCLKYLVLANMLMESEVNPFDGQEAKPYKNDPEILAMTNLIAAYQRNEILEFEKILKSNRRTIMDDPFIRNYIEDLLKNVRTQVLLKLIKPYTRIRIPFISKELNVPEKDVEQLLVSLILDNRIDGHIDQVNRLLERGDRSKGMKKYTAIEKWNAQLRSLYQTVSNRVS